The genomic DNA GGCGCGTGGTTCGGGAGCATCACGCCGCCCGAGCCCAGGCGGATGCTCGACGTGACCTGCGACGCCGCCGCCAGGATCGCCAGCGGCACGCTCGACGCCAGCGCGCCCATGTTGTGGTGCTCCGCGACCCAGTAGCGCGCGTAGCCCAGCGCCTCGGCCTCCTGCGCCAGCCGCAGCGCCTCGCGCACGCCCCCCGCCGCGTCCATCCCCAGCGGCACCGGCACCAGATCGAGAACGGACAGCGGCAGGGGAGAAGAAGGGCTCATGCAGCGGAGTGTGCTCCGGAAACCGGGCACAGACGCTGGGTTGGGTCACGAAGCGGGCGGTGCCTCACTGCGCCCGGCCGCCGCGCCACGCGCCGTACAGCGCCGTCATGAAGTGATCGGTGACCGAGCCGCCCAGGTGCTGCACAAGCTCGCCCACCTCACGCACGGCTGTGCCCGCCGCGGCCCACGTGGGAAATGTCCCGAACAGGGCGGTGGCCTGCGCCGCGTCCAACTCGACCGACCAGCGGAACAGCGCGTGCTGGACGTCGCCGAAGAACCCACCGATCTGGAGATCGGCCGTTCGGTCGTGGAGCTGGAGGGGAGCCACGCCCCTGTCCGAGACCAGGCCGTGCGCCTCCTCGATGCGGCGCAGGCCGGTGCGGAAGGGCGTGCTGTGCGCCGGGTCACCGAACAGCGTCCACCACACGGCCAGCGCTGCGCCGGCCCGGGTCGCGCGGGCGAGCTTCGGGACCATCACGGCCGGGTCGAGCCAGTGGAACGACGTGGCCGCGACCGCGAGGTCGTAGCGGTGGTCGGGCAGCCGCACATCATGTGCATTCCCGACGATGACCGTCAGGCGTGGGTCGGGCAGCGTCCGGCGCAGGTAGGCGGCCATCGTATCTCCCAGCTCCACGGCGTCGATGCTGGCCACGCCGCGCGCGAGCAGGTCGCGCGTCGCCTGCCCGGTGCCCGGCCCCAGTTCCAGCACCGTCATACCGGGCCGCAGGGCACCCCAGGCCTCCAGCTGGTCGTACAGGGCGGCCGGGTAGGCGGGACGCGCCGCGTGATACAGCGCGGCGACCCGGTCGAAATGCAGGTGGTCGCCAGCCATGCGGCCACTGTACCGGGCCGTGCGGGCGGGCAGATCGATGTTCCTCACACCCCTAGTCCACATGGTCCACGTGCCCATTCGTCCCGCGTGGCCGCGCCTATCCTGTGCCGTATGGAGCGCCGCCCTTGAACAACGACATTCCCGCGCACGTGCCCGGCGGGCAGGGCCAGGTGATGGCACACGCGGTGGACGCCTGCGTGCACTGCGGCTTCTGCCTGCCCGCGTGCCCCACCTACGCGCTGCTGGGCGATGAGATGGACAGCCCGCGCGGCCGCATCATCCTGATGAAGGAGGTGCTGGAGGGCGGCCTGCCGCTGATGGACGCCGCGCCGCATCTTGACCGCTGCCTCGGCTGTATGGGCTGCGTGACCGCGTGCCCCAGCGGCGTGCCGTACGGCGAACTGATCACGGCCTTCCGCGGCTGGAGCGAGCCGCGCCGGAACCGCAGCCCCCTCGACCGCGCCAAGCGCTACGCGATCCTGAAAGCCCTTCCCGCCCCGAAGCTGTTCAGCGTGGCGGCCCGCGTGGGCCAGTACGCCAAGCCGCTCGCGCCCGTCCTGCCCGACATGCTGCGGAGCCCGCTGGACCTGCTGCCCGAGCACGTGCCCGCCATGCAGCCCAGCCCGGCCCTCACGCCCGCGCGCGGCCAGCGGCGCGGCCGGGTGGCGTTTCTGGTCGGCTGCGCGCAGCAGGCGCTCACACCGAACTTCAATGCCGCGACCCTGCGGGTGCTCGCCCGCAACGGCATCGAGGTCGTGGTGCCGGACGGCCAGGGCTGCTGCGGCGCGGCGGCGCTGCACACCGGCGCGCGTGGCGAGGCCCTGAAGCTGGTGCGCGCGAACCTGGAGGCCTTCGACCCGGACGACTACGACGCGATCCTCTCCAACGCGGCCGGCTGCGGCGCGGGCCTGAAGGAATACCCGATGGTGCTCCGGGGCGAACCCGACGAGGCCCGCGCCCACGCCTTCGCCGCGAAGGTCATGGACATCAGCGAGTACCTGAACGGGCTGCTCCTGGACGGCACCCTGGAGCCGATGGTGCCCACGTCCAGGCCCCTGAACGTCGCGTATCACGACGCGTGCCACCTCGCCCACGCGCAGGGTGTGAAGGCCGCGCCGCGCGCCCTGCTGCGCGCCATTCCCGGCGTGACCGTGCTGGAAGTGCCGGAGGGCGACCTGTGCTGCGGCAGCGCCGGCACCTACAACCTCGAACAGCCGGAACTCGCCACCCAGCTCGGCCAGCGCAAGGCGAAGAACATCCTTTCGACCACGCCCGACGTGATCGCCAGCGGCAACATCGGCTGCCACACCCAGATCCAGAGCCATGTGCGGCGGCAGCGCAGCGCCGTGCCGGTCATGCACACCATCGAAGTGCTGGATCTGGCGTACCGGGGGGAACTGTGAGGAGGATGGAGCATAGAGGACGGAGGATGGACGAGAGAGGCAATTGCTTTTCCATCCTCTATCACCCATCCTCCCTCCATCACCCATCACCCATCCTCATCGCTGGAGGCGCCCCATGATGCCCGAGAAGCAGGCGCTCACCACGACCTCGCCGGTACGTGGGCCGGTGTCCGGCGGGCACGCCTCGAACGCGCTGGCGGCCGGGCTGACGCGGGCGCTGGGGCCGCGCAAGGTCCTCTCCAGCGTCTCGGAGCGGCTGAACTACCGCTACGACGCCATCCAGTTCGGCGTCACGCCGCTGTGCGTGGTGTTGCCGGAGAGCACGGCGGACGTGGTCGCGGTGGTCAGGGCGGCGCGGGCGGCGGGCGTTCCCATCGTCGGGCGCGGCGCGGCCAGCGGGCTGTCGGGCGGCGCGGCCCCGATGGTCGAGGCGGTGGTCGTCTCGTTCACGCGCATGACCCGGCTGGAGATCGACGCCGCGCGGCGTGAGGCGCGGGCGCAGCCGGGCGTCATCACCCTGAAGGTCTCGGAGGCGGCCAGGCCCTTCGGGCTGGTGTACCCGCCGGACCCGGCCAGTTTCCGCACCAGCACCATCGGCGGGAACCTGGGCGAGAACGCGGGCGGTCCGATGTGTTTCAAGTACGGTGTGACCGGCGACTACGTGAAGGCGCTGGAGTTCGTGGACGCGGACGGGGGCGTGCACACGCTCACGCGGGACGCCTACGACCTCGCCGGGCTGCTGATCGGCTCGGAGGGCACGCTGGGCCTGATCACGGACGCCACCCTGCGCCTGAGCACGCCCGCGCCCTACACGCGCACCCTGATGGCCCACTTCCCGGAGGTCGGGCAGGCGGCCGAGGCCGTGAGCAGCGCGATCGCGGCGGGCGCGGTGCCCAGCAAGCTGGAATTCATGGATCAGGCGTGCACCAACGCCATCGAGGACTACCTGCACCTGGGCCTCCCGCGCGACGCGGGTGCCCTGCT from Deinococcus metalli includes the following:
- a CDS encoding class I SAM-dependent methyltransferase, producing the protein MRNIDLPARTARYSGRMAGDHLHFDRVAALYHAARPAYPAALYDQLEAWGALRPGMTVLELGPGTGQATRDLLARGVASIDAVELGDTMAAYLRRTLPDPRLTVIVGNAHDVRLPDHRYDLAVAATSFHWLDPAVMVPKLARATRAGAALAVWWTLFGDPAHSTPFRTGLRRIEEAHGLVSDRGVAPLQLHDRTADLQIGGFFGDVQHALFRWSVELDAAQATALFGTFPTWAAAGTAVREVGELVQHLGGSVTDHFMTALYGAWRGGRAQ
- the glcF gene encoding glycolate oxidase subunit GlcF, which encodes MNNDIPAHVPGGQGQVMAHAVDACVHCGFCLPACPTYALLGDEMDSPRGRIILMKEVLEGGLPLMDAAPHLDRCLGCMGCVTACPSGVPYGELITAFRGWSEPRRNRSPLDRAKRYAILKALPAPKLFSVAARVGQYAKPLAPVLPDMLRSPLDLLPEHVPAMQPSPALTPARGQRRGRVAFLVGCAQQALTPNFNAATLRVLARNGIEVVVPDGQGCCGAAALHTGARGEALKLVRANLEAFDPDDYDAILSNAAGCGAGLKEYPMVLRGEPDEARAHAFAAKVMDISEYLNGLLLDGTLEPMVPTSRPLNVAYHDACHLAHAQGVKAAPRALLRAIPGVTVLEVPEGDLCCGSAGTYNLEQPELATQLGQRKAKNILSTTPDVIASGNIGCHTQIQSHVRRQRSAVPVMHTIEVLDLAYRGEL
- a CDS encoding FAD-binding oxidoreductase is translated as MMPEKQALTTTSPVRGPVSGGHASNALAAGLTRALGPRKVLSSVSERLNYRYDAIQFGVTPLCVVLPESTADVVAVVRAARAAGVPIVGRGAASGLSGGAAPMVEAVVVSFTRMTRLEIDAARREARAQPGVITLKVSEAARPFGLVYPPDPASFRTSTIGGNLGENAGGPMCFKYGVTGDYVKALEFVDADGGVHTLTRDAYDLAGLLIGSEGTLGLITDATLRLSTPAPYTRTLMAHFPEVGQAAEAVSSAIAAGAVPSKLEFMDQACTNAIEDYLHLGLPRDAGALLLVDTDGDDLETVEEERDLVERACLAAGGQVRRAHGDAEAAALWQARRSVSPALGRIRPQRMNEDIVVPRSALPEVVREIRALGDASGLTLVQFGHIGDGNLHPNILFDPRRESAEAVHELAHKIALVAIRHGGVLSGEHGIGTMKRDFMRDAVDPVTLGALRDVKRALDPAGALNPGKILPDGEGMEHG